One segment of Mycolicibacterium baixiangningiae DNA contains the following:
- a CDS encoding acyl-CoA synthetase — MTDGAVSFNLSTVFATVAEAVPDNTFLVWRDRRLTYADTDARVDGVAHYLTSVGLGCHTERDRLQGHESGQDHLGIYLRNGNEYLEAMIGSYRARVAPFNVNYRYVGEELTYLLTDADATALVYGAEFAPQVAAVRDQLPNLRVLIQVADDSGNELLPGAVDYESIITTAAPAGGMPVPTGDDLYILYTGGTTGMPKGVLWRQHDIFLSSMGGRPFGSDTFLSSYTELAERARAGAGAMGLLMIPPFMHGAAQWAAYNAVTMGGRLAIPDHVDRLHPDDALRVAARERVLSIPMVGDAVARPLLDEIERGDYDLSGLVTLTNGGAPLSPTVRDRILATLPHVIVMDAVGSSESGAQMSTYASAGAQIEAATFTPQSDTAVVAADFSRVLEPGEGQGWLARRDLVPLGYLGDEAKTAKTFPTIGGVRWSVPGDRANVLEDGRIQLLGRDSVTINSGGEKIFAEEVERAVAAHPAVYDVVVVGRPSERWGSEVVAVVQFAGEASATDEELVEVCTRSIARYKVPKVFIRTEKVVRSPAGKADYRWAKSVATESVNT, encoded by the coding sequence ATGACCGACGGTGCTGTGAGTTTCAATCTGTCGACCGTGTTCGCGACGGTGGCCGAGGCGGTTCCCGACAACACGTTCCTGGTGTGGCGGGACCGTCGGCTCACCTACGCCGACACCGATGCGCGGGTGGACGGCGTCGCGCACTACCTGACGTCTGTCGGGCTGGGCTGCCACACCGAACGCGACCGACTGCAGGGCCACGAATCCGGCCAGGACCACCTCGGGATCTATCTGCGCAACGGTAACGAGTACCTCGAGGCGATGATCGGTAGCTACCGCGCCCGCGTCGCCCCGTTCAACGTCAACTACCGCTACGTCGGCGAAGAGCTCACCTACCTGCTCACCGATGCCGACGCGACGGCGCTGGTCTACGGCGCGGAGTTCGCGCCGCAGGTGGCCGCGGTGCGCGACCAGCTGCCGAACCTGCGGGTGCTGATTCAGGTGGCCGACGACTCCGGCAACGAATTGTTGCCCGGCGCAGTCGATTACGAATCGATCATCACCACGGCCGCGCCCGCGGGCGGGATGCCGGTGCCGACCGGCGACGATCTCTACATCCTCTACACCGGCGGCACGACCGGTATGCCCAAGGGTGTGCTGTGGCGCCAGCACGACATCTTCCTGTCGTCCATGGGCGGCCGGCCCTTCGGTAGCGACACGTTCCTGTCGTCCTACACCGAACTCGCCGAGCGGGCGCGCGCCGGTGCCGGCGCGATGGGCCTGCTGATGATCCCGCCTTTCATGCACGGGGCGGCGCAGTGGGCGGCGTACAACGCGGTGACGATGGGCGGTCGGCTGGCCATCCCCGATCACGTCGACCGGTTGCATCCCGACGATGCGCTGCGGGTGGCCGCCCGCGAACGCGTGCTGAGCATCCCGATGGTCGGCGATGCGGTGGCCCGCCCGCTACTCGACGAGATCGAGCGGGGCGACTACGACCTGTCCGGCCTGGTCACCTTGACCAACGGCGGCGCACCGCTGTCGCCGACGGTGCGCGACCGCATCCTCGCCACACTGCCGCACGTGATCGTCATGGACGCCGTGGGCTCCTCGGAGTCCGGCGCGCAGATGAGCACATACGCCAGCGCAGGCGCGCAGATCGAGGCCGCGACGTTCACACCGCAGAGCGACACCGCGGTGGTTGCCGCCGATTTCAGCCGGGTGCTGGAACCCGGGGAGGGGCAGGGGTGGCTGGCGCGCCGCGACCTGGTCCCGCTCGGATATCTCGGCGACGAGGCCAAGACGGCCAAGACGTTCCCCACCATCGGCGGTGTGCGCTGGTCGGTTCCCGGCGACCGTGCGAACGTCCTGGAGGACGGACGGATTCAGCTGCTCGGCCGGGATTCGGTGACCATCAACTCGGGCGGGGAGAAGATCTTCGCCGAGGAGGTGGAACGTGCGGTCGCCGCGCATCCGGCCGTCTACGACGTCGTGGTGGTCGGCCGGCCGTCGGAACGATGGGGCAGCGAGGTCGTCGCGGTCGTGCAGTTCGCCGGGGAGGCGTCGGCCACCGACGAGGAGCTGGTCGAGGTGTGTACCCGCTCGATCGCCCGGTACAAGGTGCCGAAGGTGTTCATCCGAACGGAAAAGGTGGTCCGCTCACCGGCCGGTAAAGCCGACTACCGCTGGGCGAAATCCGTCGCCACCGAGAGCGTCAACACCTGA
- a CDS encoding nuclear transport factor 2 family protein, whose amino-acid sequence MTFTRAELLTAVERSPRLVAVHDRAGWVALYTPEAQIEDPVGSRPHRGLDQIDRFYATFIAPRDITFHLRTDVVVDDTVIRDVGLEVRMGAGVTMHIPAVLRYDLAAAGGEVKIARLQAFWELPGMVGQFLRSGPRALPAGGALSVALLRNQGLGGAAGFLSGLVGAGTVGKRHVERFLGDAGAGDEVAVRRRLGRARVTVGESHPLSGAELLGMLTDVRCDKLIAAGPHVVAAIEAPNGDRGVLIFDLETRPLTITRLRVFAAPGLTGSDRG is encoded by the coding sequence ATGACCTTCACCCGAGCCGAACTGCTGACCGCTGTCGAACGTTCACCCCGGCTGGTGGCCGTGCACGATCGCGCCGGTTGGGTTGCGCTCTACACACCCGAGGCGCAGATCGAGGATCCGGTGGGCAGTCGTCCGCACCGCGGCCTCGACCAGATCGACCGCTTCTACGCCACGTTCATCGCCCCGCGCGACATCACCTTCCACCTCCGCACCGACGTGGTGGTCGACGACACGGTGATCCGAGACGTCGGCCTGGAGGTGCGGATGGGGGCGGGTGTGACGATGCACATCCCGGCGGTACTCCGCTACGACCTGGCCGCGGCCGGCGGGGAGGTGAAGATCGCCCGACTGCAGGCGTTCTGGGAGCTGCCCGGCATGGTCGGACAGTTCCTGCGCAGCGGTCCGCGGGCGCTGCCCGCGGGGGGTGCGCTGAGCGTCGCGTTGCTGCGCAACCAGGGGCTCGGCGGTGCGGCGGGATTCCTCTCGGGGCTGGTGGGCGCGGGCACCGTCGGCAAACGTCACGTCGAACGCTTCCTCGGCGACGCCGGGGCCGGTGACGAGGTCGCGGTTCGGCGCAGGCTCGGGCGAGCGCGCGTCACCGTCGGCGAGAGCCACCCACTCAGCGGCGCCGAGCTGCTGGGAATGCTGACCGACGTGCGGTGCGACAAGCTGATCGCCGCGGGCCCCCACGTGGTGGCCGCGATCGAGGCACCCAACGGTGACCGCGGGGTGCTGATCTTCGACCTCGAGACGAGACCGTTGACCATCACCCGCCTGCGGGTCTTCGCCGCGCCGGGGTTAACCGGGTCTGACCGCGGGTAG
- a CDS encoding GAF domain-containing sensor histidine kinase, giving the protein MPNRLLKLLLRPTAPPLWLGVVVAAAFICLETLLVFQLKRVAPENAFGAVFLLGVLVVSAGWGFGLAVATSLVSTLVYVYIHLEGTDTLVPALAVFLPLALLANLLAGQARLRAAEAEQRRLEADLSAELARSTLGAGDLQAALHSAGRRIAEVLELPFAVLTLDDVPGDDRSTAVPLRDGPARIGTLLVPAELSKDARERVQRILGSLESLLVATRDRQEINAALAESHAEASALADQQTALRRVATLVARGADPSEVYPAAVTELADGLAVEHVTLISYDGDSHCVVLAARDNRDTDRLSAGERFRLDGDSLSHRIRTAGVPARIDDYAETHGSIADRLHGLHVRAGVGAPVIVNGEVRGAVLVGSITSDPLPPECEARVGDFADLISTAIANAETRAELKASRTRIITAADHARRSLERDLHDGAQQRIVSLGLEVRALEAALPPDAEREREALSRVVTGLGDLHHDLQELSRGIHPAILSRGGLGPAIRTLARRSSVPVSLHLDVDRRLPEPVEVAAYYVVAEALTNAAKHAHASEVTVHVRAGDDALHLSVGDDGVGGADSSAGSGLIGLKDRVEAVSGHLDVSSVSGAGTTVTVQIPL; this is encoded by the coding sequence GTGCCCAACCGGCTGCTCAAACTGTTGCTCCGCCCGACCGCTCCCCCGCTGTGGCTGGGCGTGGTCGTGGCGGCCGCCTTCATCTGCCTCGAAACGCTGCTGGTGTTCCAGCTCAAACGGGTGGCGCCGGAGAATGCCTTCGGCGCAGTGTTCCTGCTCGGGGTGCTGGTGGTGTCGGCCGGGTGGGGCTTCGGCCTCGCGGTGGCGACCTCGCTGGTGAGCACGCTCGTCTACGTCTACATCCACCTGGAGGGCACCGACACCCTCGTGCCCGCGCTGGCGGTGTTCCTACCGCTCGCGCTGTTGGCCAACCTGCTCGCCGGGCAGGCGCGGCTACGCGCCGCCGAGGCCGAACAGCGCCGCCTCGAGGCGGACCTGTCCGCCGAACTCGCCCGGTCCACCCTCGGCGCCGGTGACCTGCAGGCCGCCCTGCACAGCGCGGGCCGTCGCATCGCGGAGGTTCTCGAGCTGCCGTTCGCGGTGCTCACCCTCGACGACGTGCCCGGTGACGACCGGTCCACCGCGGTCCCGTTGCGCGACGGCCCGGCGCGGATCGGGACGCTGCTGGTGCCCGCCGAGCTGTCCAAGGATGCCCGCGAACGTGTGCAACGCATCCTTGGATCGCTCGAGTCGCTGCTCGTCGCGACCCGCGACCGCCAGGAGATCAACGCCGCGCTCGCGGAGAGCCACGCCGAGGCCAGTGCACTCGCCGACCAGCAGACCGCCCTGCGCCGGGTGGCCACGCTGGTGGCCCGCGGTGCCGACCCCTCCGAGGTGTATCCGGCCGCGGTCACCGAACTGGCCGACGGCCTGGCCGTCGAGCACGTCACGTTGATCAGCTACGACGGAGACAGCCACTGCGTGGTTCTCGCCGCCCGGGACAACAGGGACACCGACCGACTCTCGGCCGGTGAGCGGTTCCGCCTCGACGGTGACAGCCTGAGCCACCGGATCCGGACGGCCGGCGTGCCCGCCCGCATCGACGACTACGCCGAGACCCACGGGTCGATCGCCGACCGGCTGCACGGCCTGCATGTCCGCGCGGGTGTCGGTGCGCCGGTGATCGTCAACGGCGAGGTCCGAGGCGCCGTGCTCGTCGGATCGATCACCTCCGACCCCCTGCCGCCGGAGTGTGAGGCGAGAGTGGGCGACTTCGCCGACCTCATCTCCACGGCGATCGCCAACGCCGAGACACGTGCCGAACTGAAGGCGTCGCGCACCCGCATCATCACCGCCGCCGACCATGCGCGCCGGAGCCTGGAACGGGATCTGCACGACGGGGCGCAGCAGCGCATCGTCTCGCTCGGCCTGGAGGTGCGTGCGCTCGAGGCGGCGCTGCCGCCCGATGCCGAGCGGGAGCGCGAGGCACTGTCGCGCGTGGTGACCGGTCTCGGGGATCTCCATCACGACCTGCAGGAACTGTCCCGCGGCATCCACCCGGCGATCCTCTCCCGGGGCGGTCTGGGGCCTGCGATCAGGACGCTGGCCCGCCGCTCGAGTGTCCCGGTGAGCCTGCATCTCGACGTGGACCGCCGACTGCCCGAACCGGTCGAGGTCGCGGCGTACTACGTCGTCGCCGAGGCGTTGACCAACGCCGCCAAACATGCTCACGCGTCAGAGGTGACGGTGCACGTACGCGCCGGAGACGACGCGTTACACCTCTCGGTCGGCGACGACGGCGTGGGCGGCGCCGATTCGTCGGCGGGCTCGGGTCTGATCGGCCTCAAGGACCGGGTCGAGGCCGTGTCGGGACACCTGGACGTCTCGAGCGTCAGCGGGGCCGGCACCACGGTGACGGTGCAGATTCCGCTGTGA
- a CDS encoding PP2C family protein-serine/threonine phosphatase produces the protein MTSPEGAEPAPEYTVEDLYEQAPCGHLATGPDRRILSVNETLVRWLGRRREELIGTPFTDLLTVGSRIHFETHFAPLLHITGEIRGVTVDLIAAGGNRLPTLIAANVKTDASGAPTTIRLALQDASDRRAYERELLAERQRAEQERARATALARTLKRSLLPPTLSPPPGLEASAHLHAASHDEVGGDFYDLFALTHGRSAFFLGDVCGKGVDAATVASLTRYTLRAAAVFDDDPVAVLHNLDTVLLGEYGPDRSHFCTVIFGVLTHQDNGFDVHLASGGHPPALLLRGDGTVEKVSTEGGQAAGIFNNARFVSARVHLAAGDTLVIYTDGVTEARIGRGAERFDDHDALMELARAHAPSTATEIVETLRTLLADLGEGVEDDAAVLALGVPR, from the coding sequence GTGACCTCACCCGAAGGTGCCGAGCCGGCACCGGAGTACACCGTCGAGGACCTATACGAGCAGGCTCCGTGCGGCCACCTCGCCACCGGGCCGGACCGGCGGATCCTGTCGGTGAACGAGACGCTGGTTCGCTGGCTCGGCCGTCGGCGCGAGGAGCTGATCGGCACGCCGTTCACCGACCTGCTGACCGTCGGCAGCCGGATCCACTTCGAGACGCACTTCGCTCCCCTGCTGCACATCACGGGCGAAATCCGCGGCGTCACAGTTGATCTCATCGCGGCCGGCGGCAACCGGCTGCCCACGCTGATCGCCGCCAACGTCAAGACCGACGCCTCCGGAGCGCCGACGACGATCCGGTTGGCACTTCAGGACGCCAGCGACCGGCGGGCCTACGAGCGCGAACTGCTGGCCGAGCGGCAGCGGGCCGAACAGGAGCGCGCCCGGGCGACCGCGCTGGCGCGCACGCTGAAACGCTCGCTGCTGCCGCCCACGCTGTCCCCGCCGCCCGGCCTGGAAGCCAGCGCCCACCTGCACGCCGCGTCCCACGACGAGGTCGGCGGTGATTTCTACGACCTGTTCGCGCTCACGCACGGCCGATCGGCATTCTTCCTGGGCGACGTGTGCGGTAAGGGCGTCGACGCGGCGACCGTCGCCTCGCTGACCCGCTACACGCTGCGTGCCGCCGCGGTGTTCGACGACGATCCGGTGGCGGTGCTGCACAATCTCGACACCGTGCTCCTCGGCGAGTACGGCCCGGACCGTTCGCATTTCTGCACCGTGATCTTCGGTGTGCTGACCCACCAGGACAACGGATTCGACGTGCACCTGGCCAGTGGCGGACACCCGCCGGCCCTGCTCCTGCGCGGGGACGGCACCGTCGAGAAGGTCAGCACGGAAGGGGGTCAGGCGGCGGGCATCTTCAACAACGCCCGGTTCGTGTCGGCCCGAGTTCACCTCGCGGCGGGTGACACCTTGGTGATCTACACCGACGGCGTCACCGAGGCACGCATCGGGCGTGGCGCCGAACGTTTCGACGACCACGATGCGCTGATGGAACTGGCTCGCGCACACGCGCCGAGTACCGCCACGGAGATCGTCGAGACCCTGCGCACCCTGTTGGCCGATCTCGGGGAGGGCGTGGAGGACGATGCGGCGGTGCTCGCACTGGGGGTGCCGCGGTAG
- a CDS encoding alpha/beta fold hydrolase, which translates to MNVRARNNVRIVGTEQGPTVMLAHGFGCDQNLWRLVTARLAPEFRVVLFDHVGSGASDPTAWDADRYSSLQGYADDILELTKELDLHDVVFVGHSVASMMGVLAVRADPSRFAKLVLLTPSPCYVDDAEYRGGFSRADIDELLDSMESNYLGWSQAMAPTVMGAPGQPELSDELAESFCRTDPARARVFARATFLSDNRADLGGVHMPTLVIECAYDAIAPRGVGAFVHDHIAGSALLTLETTGHCPHLSAPEETAKAIAAFARAT; encoded by the coding sequence ATGAACGTGCGCGCACGGAACAACGTCCGCATCGTCGGGACAGAGCAGGGGCCGACGGTCATGCTCGCGCACGGTTTCGGCTGCGACCAGAACCTGTGGCGGCTGGTGACCGCCCGCTTGGCGCCGGAGTTCCGGGTGGTCCTGTTCGACCACGTCGGCTCCGGAGCCTCGGACCCCACGGCATGGGACGCCGACCGCTACTCCTCACTGCAGGGATACGCCGACGACATCCTCGAACTCACCAAGGAACTCGACCTGCACGACGTGGTGTTCGTCGGTCACTCGGTCGCGTCCATGATGGGCGTGCTCGCCGTGCGCGCCGATCCGAGCAGGTTCGCGAAGCTGGTGCTGCTCACCCCGTCCCCCTGCTACGTCGACGACGCCGAGTACCGCGGCGGCTTCTCGCGGGCGGACATCGATGAACTCCTCGACTCGATGGAGAGCAACTACCTCGGCTGGTCGCAGGCGATGGCGCCGACCGTCATGGGCGCACCGGGACAACCCGAACTGTCCGACGAACTGGCCGAGAGCTTCTGCCGCACCGATCCGGCGCGGGCGCGGGTGTTCGCGCGCGCGACGTTCCTGTCCGACAACCGCGCCGATCTCGGCGGCGTGCACATGCCCACCCTGGTCATCGAATGCGCCTACGACGCCATCGCCCCGCGCGGGGTCGGGGCGTTCGTCCACGACCACATCGCCGGCAGCGCGCTACTCACCCTCGAGACCACCGGGCACTGTCCACATCTGAGCGCCCCGGAGGAGACCGCCAAGGCGATCGCGGCGTTCGCCCGGGCGACGTGA